A region of the Denitrificimonas caeni genome:
ACGCTGGGAAGGTTTAGACGTTCCAGATAAAGCCACTCGGGTGCATAACTTCCATACCCGCACCGTGGCCACATTGCGTGAGCTTATTGAAGCGGCTGGCTTACAGCACCCCAATGACTTAGGGCCTGAGCATATTATCCGTCGCGTCTCGCCGACGCTGGTGCGCTCTCTCTCTACCCTGCACCCTTATTTAGCGCCAGGCGACTTACTCAACCCAGTAACCTTACCTGAGCACGTGGTGTTCCAACGTTTTTGGCCAGGCGCCCGCGCCGATAGTTTCGCTTTTGAGAAGCCCTAGAAAGCTTGATTTACCCCAGAATGCACAACGGCCTATATAACATAGGCCGTTGTGCATTCTGGGGTAAATACTTACTTAGCTTGATAAATAATACCGGGACTGCACTGCACCATACTGTACAACTCTGGCAAGCCATTGAGTGCTTCCGAGGCGCCTAAAAACAAATAGCCGCCGGGTTTTAGCGTGGCGTGGATGCGAGTCAAAATATCTTTTTTAGCTTCTGCGGAAAAGTAAATCAAGACATTTCGGCAGAAAACCACATCAAATTTACCCAACCCAGCGTAACTGTCGAGTAAATTTAAGGCGCGAAACTCCACACGGTTTTTAATCGCCGGTTTCACCGCCCAATGACCACTTGCGGTCTTATCAAAATACAGTTGCAAACGCTCAGCGGATAAACCACGGGCTATGGACAAACTGTCATATTCGGCAATTTTACAGGCCTGCAACATGCTGGGAGACAGATCGGTGGCAACAATTTGCGCACTGACTTTTTTGCCCAAATTAGCGCGTTCATATTCATCCAAGGTCATTGCCAATGAATAAGGCTCTTGACCCGACGAACAGGCAGCGGACCATATACGCAAACGTTGATGAGGTTGTTTTTCCAGCAACTCAGGCAGCACTTTATTAAGCATCACGGTAAAAGGATAGGTGTCCCGAAACCATAGCGTTTCATTGGTGGTCATGGCATCCACCACTTGCTCTTGCAAAGCGCCACGCGGCTGCGCTTGGATGCGCGCCATCAATTCAGTGAGAGATTTAATGCCGTGTTCATCCTGCAACCTTCTTAAGCGACTGGTTACCAAGTACTGTTTATTGTCACCTAAAACAATGCCAGACTTGTCCTCCAGAAACTGTCTAAAAACATTAAACTCAGATTGTGAGACCGTCACATTCACCGCCTTGTATAAAAATAGCGCATCAAAATATATTTAAAGATCGCACCTAAGATAGCGCAACTATAACGCATCAACTGCTTTTATGCGCTCCACAACGCGCTCAACCAAATCATCTGGACGAAACTTAGCTAAAAAATCATCGGCTCCTACTTTTTCCACCATGGCTTTATTAAAGACACCCGACAACGAGGTGTGCAATAAAATATGCAAATCAGCCAACTGAGGATTATTGCGTATTTCAGCCGTTAGGGTGTAGCCGTCCATTTCTGGCATTTCAATATCAGAAATCATCATAATAAATTCATCTGCAGGTTTTTTGCCAGACTCCAATATGGCATGCAAATACTCATACGCTGCGCGACCATCATTTAATGCGACAACCTCAACTCCCACCGCCTGTAAACAACGCAACACCTGTTTGCGCGCAACGCTGGAGTCATCAACAATCAGTATCTTCTTACTCAAAGCACTGATGCGTACCCGCTCAGTTAACAGCTCGGTGGATATTTCCTCAGAAGAGGGTGACACCTCGGCGAGCACTTTCTCCACATCAATGACTTCAATCAGTTGATCATCTAAACGCGTCACTGCAGTTAAATAGTGATCCCGCCCTGTACCCTGCGGTGGCGGATGAATCTCTTCCCAGTTTAAGTTCACTATGCGCTCAACCGCGCTGACTAAGAAACCCTGCTCTTTCATATTGTATTCAGTGATGATGACAAAACCAGCAGTGCCGCGGCTTAGCTTTTTCCCAGCAGTGGCTAGAGCCAGGTCGATTACCGGAATCGTTCGTCCACGCACACTGGCCACTCCACACACCACCGGATCAGACTGCGGCAATACCGTTAAGTTGGGGCACTGCAGCACTTCTCGAACTTTAAACACATTAATGCCGTACAACTGCTCACCATTAAGGCGAAACAACAACAGCTCTAAACGATTTTGTCCCACCAACTGTGTTCGCTGGTTTACCGAATCCATTACACTGGCCATAGTCAGGCTCCTAACAATACATTTATTTCTTGCCTGTACGCTTTACAATAAAACTGGGCACATTTATTGCTACTATTATTATATGCAAATACTTAAGACGTTTTTCTGGCACAGCATTAAAAATACCCGCTTTTTTAGTAAAGCAGCCTGTCTGTGCTTACTCATTTTTTTCGCCACTGGAGCCTTTGCGCAAAGCATTCAAGAACAAATTATCGGCACCAGCCAAGCTTTTCTTGAGCAGATAACCGCAGAGTACCTCGCCGACAATACAATCACTGGCCGCCATAGGGTAAAAATCGGTCGCCTTGACTCACGCTTACGCTTACCTGTCTGCGCAATCCCTTTGCAGGTCAGCCTAGAAAGCCCAGCTCAACCCATTGGCCGCGTGACCCTGCGTGTGCGCTGCGACAGCAATGCACCCTGGACTATTTTTGTCCCCGGCCAAGTTGACCTGTACCGTGAGGTTGCAGTTTCATTGCGCTCACTGGCACGCAACAGTGTGGTGCAAGCTGCTGATGTACAGCTCGCTGAGCGTGATGTTAGCAGCCTCAGACAAGGCTACATACTTAATCTTGAAAATGTTATTGGACAAAAGCTGACCCGCCCCATTCAGCCCAACCAGGTTATCTCTGCCAACTTTTTAAAAGCCGCTGCCGCTGTTAATAAAGGCGATGCAGTAGTGATCAGCGCCCGTGGCAGCTCAATGTTTGTACGCATGCCCGGCATTGCCCTGGAAGAAGGTGCGATTGGACAACAAATTAAAGTACGTAACGCACGC
Encoded here:
- a CDS encoding CheR family methyltransferase, giving the protein MTVSQSEFNVFRQFLEDKSGIVLGDNKQYLVTSRLRRLQDEHGIKSLTELMARIQAQPRGALQEQVVDAMTTNETLWFRDTYPFTVMLNKVLPELLEKQPHQRLRIWSAACSSGQEPYSLAMTLDEYERANLGKKVSAQIVATDLSPSMLQACKIAEYDSLSIARGLSAERLQLYFDKTASGHWAVKPAIKNRVEFRALNLLDSYAGLGKFDVVFCRNVLIYFSAEAKKDILTRIHATLKPGGYLFLGASEALNGLPELYSMVQCSPGIIYQAK
- a CDS encoding chemotaxis protein CheV; translated protein: MASVMDSVNQRTQLVGQNRLELLLFRLNGEQLYGINVFKVREVLQCPNLTVLPQSDPVVCGVASVRGRTIPVIDLALATAGKKLSRGTAGFVIITEYNMKEQGFLVSAVERIVNLNWEEIHPPPQGTGRDHYLTAVTRLDDQLIEVIDVEKVLAEVSPSSEEISTELLTERVRISALSKKILIVDDSSVARKQVLRCLQAVGVEVVALNDGRAAYEYLHAILESGKKPADEFIMMISDIEMPEMDGYTLTAEIRNNPQLADLHILLHTSLSGVFNKAMVEKVGADDFLAKFRPDDLVERVVERIKAVDAL
- the flgA gene encoding flagellar basal body P-ring formation chaperone FlgA, whose translation is MQILKTFFWHSIKNTRFFSKAACLCLLIFFATGAFAQSIQEQIIGTSQAFLEQITAEYLADNTITGRHRVKIGRLDSRLRLPVCAIPLQVSLESPAQPIGRVTLRVRCDSNAPWTIFVPGQVDLYREVAVSLRSLARNSVVQAADVQLAERDVSSLRQGYILNLENVIGQKLTRPIQPNQVISANFLKAAAAVNKGDAVVISARGSSMFVRMPGIALEEGAIGQQIKVRNARSQRTVHARVTAPGQVEVAM